Proteins encoded by one window of Pseudomonas coleopterorum:
- the tolA gene encoding cell envelope integrity protein TolA: MMQKREHSASESFFWPTVWAVALHVLVFGMLFVSFAMTPELPEARPIVQATLYQLKSKSQATTQTNQKLAGEAKKSAARQTEVEQMETKKLEQEAIKAAEQKKEETAQKAEAAKKADEAKKADAAAKAEAAEAAAAKAEAAKAEAAEKAAEAKKSELADIAKKKAEQEEAKKEAAEEAKKKAAEDAKKKAAEDAKKKAEDDAKKAAAAAAAEDAKKKAAEDAKKKAAADAAKKKAQDAARKAAEDKKAQALADLLSDKPERQQALADEQGDEVAGNFDDLIRSRAAEGWARPPSARKNMTVVLQINMLPDGTVTNVSVSRSSGDGPFDSSAVAAVKNIGRLTEMQGLKPADFNPYRSFKMTFTPEDLAL, translated from the coding sequence GTGATGCAAAAGCGAGAGCATTCAGCCTCGGAAAGCTTCTTCTGGCCCACGGTCTGGGCGGTGGCCCTGCACGTGCTGGTTTTCGGGATGCTGTTCGTCAGCTTCGCCATGACGCCCGAACTGCCCGAAGCGCGCCCCATCGTGCAGGCTACGCTCTATCAGCTCAAGTCCAAGAGCCAGGCCACCACTCAGACCAATCAGAAGCTGGCGGGCGAGGCGAAGAAGTCTGCCGCGCGACAAACTGAAGTCGAGCAGATGGAGACCAAGAAGCTTGAACAGGAAGCCATAAAGGCGGCGGAACAAAAGAAAGAGGAAACCGCTCAAAAGGCCGAAGCAGCGAAGAAGGCCGACGAAGCCAAGAAAGCCGACGCCGCCGCCAAGGCGGAAGCGGCAGAGGCGGCCGCAGCCAAGGCTGAAGCGGCCAAGGCCGAAGCGGCAGAAAAAGCTGCCGAAGCCAAGAAGAGCGAGTTGGCCGATATCGCCAAGAAGAAAGCCGAGCAAGAGGAGGCCAAGAAGGAGGCGGCCGAGGAAGCCAAGAAGAAGGCTGCCGAAGACGCCAAGAAGAAGGCCGCCGAAGACGCGAAGAAGAAAGCCGAAGACGACGCCAAGAAAGCTGCCGCTGCCGCTGCTGCCGAAGATGCCAAGAAAAAGGCTGCCGAGGACGCGAAGAAGAAGGCTGCGGCCGACGCTGCGAAGAAGAAGGCCCAGGATGCGGCACGCAAGGCTGCGGAAGACAAGAAGGCGCAGGCATTGGCCGATCTGCTTTCCGACAAGCCCGAACGCCAGCAGGCGCTCGCCGATGAGCAGGGTGATGAAGTCGCGGGCAACTTCGATGACCTCATTCGCTCGCGAGCAGCCGAAGGTTGGGCACGTCCGCCTTCTGCACGCAAGAATATGACTGTGGTACTGCAGATCAACATGTTGCCCGATGGTACCGTCACCAATGTCAGCGTTTCGCGCTCCAGTGGCGATGGGCCTTTCGACAGTTCGGCGGTTGCTGCGGTCAAGAACATTGGCCGTTTAACGGAAATGCAGGGTTTGAAACCAGCTGACTTCAACCCCTATCGTTCCTTCAAGATGACATTTACACCTGAGGATCTTGCCTTGTGA